One part of the Paracoccus sp. MBLB3053 genome encodes these proteins:
- the gltX gene encoding glutamate--tRNA ligase has translation MNASTPVVTRFAPSPTGYLHIGGARTALFNWLFARGRGGKFLLRIEDTDRARSTPEATAAILKGLEWLGLDWDGEPVSQFEGRDRHAEVAREMLANGTAYKCFSTPAEIDAFREAARAEGRSTLFLSPWRDADASTYPDAPYVIRLRAPRDGQTIVHDAVQGDVTFGNDQLDDMILLRSDGTPTYMHAVVVDDHDMGVTHVIRGDDHLTNAARQIQIYQAMGWDIPVFAHIPLIHGPDGKKLSKRHGAVGLHEYAAMGYPAAAMRNYLARLGWSHGDDELFDDAQAREWFDLPGIGKAPARLDFKKLEHVSGYHIAQMDTDRLMQEIAAYLDEAGAAPLTETQSARLRPILPVLQAKAKTLPGLMEQAHFAMVDRPLVIEEKAAAALDTVSRGILSELTAALQHASWTRDDLEAAAKQIGESHGLGLGKIAAPLRAALAGRSSTPSVFDMMLALGQEETLARLQDHAG, from the coding sequence ATGAATGCTTCCACGCCTGTCGTGACCCGTTTCGCACCCTCGCCCACCGGCTATCTTCACATCGGCGGCGCAAGGACGGCGCTTTTCAACTGGCTTTTCGCGCGAGGCCGCGGAGGCAAGTTCCTGCTGCGGATCGAGGATACCGACCGGGCACGTTCGACGCCGGAAGCCACCGCGGCAATCCTGAAGGGGTTGGAATGGCTGGGTCTTGATTGGGACGGGGAACCCGTCAGCCAGTTCGAAGGCCGCGATCGCCATGCCGAAGTCGCGCGCGAGATGCTTGCGAATGGAACCGCCTATAAATGCTTCTCGACGCCCGCTGAAATCGACGCCTTCCGCGAAGCGGCGCGAGCGGAGGGTCGTTCGACCCTTTTCCTGTCGCCCTGGCGCGATGCCGATGCTTCCACCTATCCTGATGCCCCCTATGTGATCCGCCTGCGCGCTCCACGCGATGGACAGACCATCGTGCACGATGCCGTGCAAGGTGACGTGACGTTCGGAAACGACCAGCTCGACGACATGATCCTGCTGCGATCAGACGGCACGCCCACCTATATGCATGCTGTCGTCGTCGACGATCACGACATGGGCGTCACCCATGTCATACGCGGCGATGACCACCTCACAAATGCAGCGCGCCAGATCCAGATCTATCAGGCCATGGGCTGGGACATTCCCGTTTTTGCCCATATCCCGCTTATCCATGGCCCCGACGGCAAGAAGCTTTCGAAGCGGCACGGGGCGGTCGGCCTGCATGAATACGCGGCGATGGGTTATCCTGCCGCCGCCATGCGCAATTATCTCGCGCGGCTCGGGTGGAGCCATGGCGACGATGAACTTTTCGATGATGCCCAGGCCAGGGAATGGTTCGACCTGCCGGGGATCGGCAAGGCGCCTGCCCGTCTCGACTTCAAGAAATTGGAACATGTGAGCGGCTATCATATCGCGCAGATGGATACGGATCGCCTGATGCAGGAAATTGCCGCATATCTGGACGAAGCTGGCGCAGCCCCGCTGACGGAAACGCAATCGGCGCGCCTGAGGCCGATCCTGCCGGTTCTTCAGGCCAAGGCCAAGACCCTTCCCGGCCTCATGGAGCAGGCTCATTTTGCAATGGTCGACCGCCCCCTGGTGATCGAGGAAAAAGCGGCCGCCGCACTCGACACGGTATCCCGTGGTATACTGAGTGAATTGACTGCCGCATTGCAGCATGCTAGCTGGACGCGCGACGACCTCGAAGCGGCAGCCAAGCAGATTGGCGAGTCGCACGGGCTGGGTCTTGGCAAAATTGCAGCTCCGCTGCGGGCTGCCCTTGCCGGCCGCAGTTCGACCCCGAGCGTATTCGACATGATGTTGGCGCTTGGCCAGGAGGAAACCCTGGCCCGGCTGCAGGATCACGCGGGCTGA
- a CDS encoding tyrosine-type recombinase/integrase, which produces MRVNYPGLLIEKHRNGALRYRVRVEGHKTRRVSIPVGPDDRDFANYYHAARAGADWRPDVRPEPVRKSLDWLAKGYLDNLERLVQAKLASPLTLKQRRSMLRRLCDYVDEDGRYGDLSMDAPQAAFVRVRDAWSATPGEADNLMKSCRAMYAWAIERSEISHNPAEGVAKIHQPRGGAKPWTADDLKRFKAKHPRGTTAHLWLTLQMFTACRIGDAIWLGRDCEIQRSGQTWLEWQPRKKGSALVTIPMLPPLFAATRAVKIVGTSYLLTDYGKPFATPESLRNRIQKWCAAAGVVGKSSHGIRKAVAELLAEAGCSQHQIMAIMAHSQAKTSEIYTKGAQRRAMAGDAMQILAALDW; this is translated from the coding sequence ATGCGCGTGAACTATCCCGGCCTACTCATTGAAAAACATCGCAACGGGGCGCTGCGGTATCGCGTCCGCGTCGAGGGCCACAAAACCCGGCGCGTCTCTATCCCCGTCGGGCCAGATGACCGAGATTTCGCGAATTACTACCACGCCGCACGCGCGGGCGCAGACTGGCGTCCCGATGTCAGACCGGAACCCGTGCGCAAATCTCTGGATTGGCTGGCCAAGGGCTATTTGGACAACCTCGAAAGGCTCGTCCAAGCCAAGCTCGCGTCACCCCTCACCCTCAAGCAGCGGCGCTCGATGCTTCGCCGTCTTTGCGATTATGTCGACGAGGACGGCCGCTATGGCGATCTGTCCATGGATGCGCCGCAAGCCGCCTTCGTGCGCGTGAGAGACGCATGGTCAGCTACGCCGGGCGAGGCCGACAACCTTATGAAGTCATGCCGCGCGATGTATGCATGGGCAATCGAGCGGTCGGAAATCTCGCACAACCCCGCCGAGGGCGTCGCCAAAATCCACCAGCCCCGAGGCGGTGCAAAACCGTGGACCGCCGACGACCTGAAGCGCTTCAAGGCGAAACACCCGCGCGGAACCACGGCCCACCTTTGGCTGACGTTGCAAATGTTCACTGCTTGCCGAATTGGGGATGCGATCTGGCTTGGTCGCGATTGCGAGATACAGCGCAGCGGGCAAACCTGGCTCGAATGGCAACCTCGAAAGAAGGGATCGGCCCTGGTAACGATTCCGATGCTCCCCCCGCTCTTCGCGGCCACCCGCGCGGTGAAGATCGTCGGAACATCCTATCTGCTCACAGACTACGGGAAGCCTTTCGCGACGCCGGAAAGCCTGCGCAATCGGATACAGAAGTGGTGCGCGGCCGCAGGCGTCGTCGGCAAGTCGTCTCATGGCATCCGCAAGGCTGTTGCCGAGCTCCTGGCCGAGGCTGGATGCAGTCAGCACCAGATCATGGCGATCATGGCGCACTCCCAGGCGAAGACGTCGGAGATCTACACGAAAGGGGCGCAGCGCCGGGCCATGGCGGGCGATGCGATGCAGATTTTGGCGGCCCTGGATTGGTAA
- a CDS encoding phosphoadenosine phosphosulfate reductase family protein — protein MTNHIVNISGGKDSTATYLLALERGVPFRAVMADTGNEHPDTIAYALSLGERTGGPTVEMFKADFTERMAKKRAFVAAKWPEHGVPADVIERALAVLHPTGIPFLDLCMWKGRFPSRRAQFCTEFLKSEVIGSQVIEPARCAGPVIQWLGVRRAESLARRNSPMWQTVRTPGLHIMRFYRPLIHWSAGNVFSYAAACGLEPNPLYLQGMSRVGCFPCINASKPELRAIATRFPEAFDRIAEWEAICAEASKRGAATFFAGDTTPEGASMARSGVTGHRGGEQYPRAHAVAEWARTDRGGKQFSWIIDQEVDGLSCSSHYGLCE, from the coding sequence GTGACGAACCACATCGTCAATATCAGCGGCGGCAAGGACAGCACCGCGACTTACCTGCTCGCGCTGGAGCGGGGCGTGCCTTTCCGCGCGGTCATGGCCGACACCGGCAATGAGCATCCCGACACCATCGCCTATGCCTTGTCGCTGGGCGAGCGCACGGGCGGGCCGACTGTCGAGATGTTCAAGGCCGACTTCACCGAGCGCATGGCGAAGAAGCGCGCTTTTGTCGCTGCCAAATGGCCCGAGCATGGCGTACCCGCCGATGTGATCGAGCGCGCCCTTGCCGTACTGCATCCGACCGGGATCCCGTTTCTCGATCTATGCATGTGGAAGGGCCGCTTCCCGTCGCGCCGGGCGCAGTTCTGCACCGAGTTCTTGAAATCCGAGGTCATCGGATCGCAGGTGATCGAGCCTGCGCGCTGCGCCGGGCCAGTCATTCAATGGCTTGGCGTTCGCCGGGCCGAAAGCCTCGCGCGCCGCAATTCGCCCATGTGGCAGACGGTGCGGACTCCCGGACTGCACATCATGCGGTTCTATCGCCCGCTGATCCATTGGTCGGCTGGGAATGTGTTCAGCTATGCAGCCGCCTGCGGCCTCGAGCCGAATCCGCTTTATCTTCAAGGTATGTCGCGTGTCGGCTGCTTCCCCTGCATCAACGCCAGCAAACCTGAGCTACGCGCAATTGCCACGCGGTTCCCCGAGGCTTTCGACCGCATCGCGGAATGGGAGGCGATCTGCGCCGAGGCGTCGAAGCGCGGCGCCGCGACGTTTTTCGCCGGCGACACAACGCCGGAAGGCGCATCAATGGCGCGCAGCGGCGTCACCGGCCATCGGGGAGGTGAGCAATATCCCCGCGCCCATGCTGTCGCGGAATGGGCGCGCACGGATCGGGGCGGCAAGCAATTCTCCTGGATCATCGACCAAGAGGTCGATGGCCTATCCTGTTCATCTCATTATGGGCTTTGCGAATGA
- a CDS encoding DUF7146 domain-containing protein produces MKGDDHRLEEAKAMPIADIVARLELAGLVRTGGELVGPCPQCGGRDRFGVNLRTGMFQCRKECGPNAKGDQIALVQHVMGMDFRAALEWLCGPAEGLSDAERAERRRKSEANRRKQDDIARKQRESSISSARDIWFAAQPAEGTAVRDYLALRGIDPDLYPRLPQCVRFDPAARYTIPAERPGQWEVIHTGPAMICAVVDAGNRVTAVHRTWLDLGQPKGKLVLPDPRKAGETLPAKKVLGSKKGGAIRFLTPKGSDTMIMAEGVETTLSALIAETAPQATAYWCGVDLGNMAGRMQRGPGLKFAGLPDLDDTDAWLPPEWVRRLIFVQDGDSDPKLTTAKLKAGLRRAMIKRPGLRGSIVHAGEGRDLNDILMGQQ; encoded by the coding sequence ATGAAGGGCGACGATCACCGCCTGGAAGAGGCCAAGGCCATGCCGATCGCCGATATCGTCGCACGGCTGGAACTGGCGGGACTGGTTCGGACCGGTGGCGAGCTGGTCGGTCCTTGCCCGCAATGCGGTGGCCGGGATCGCTTCGGGGTGAACCTGCGGACCGGCATGTTCCAGTGCCGCAAGGAATGTGGGCCCAATGCCAAGGGCGATCAGATCGCACTGGTGCAACATGTCATGGGCATGGATTTCCGGGCGGCGCTCGAATGGCTCTGCGGTCCGGCCGAAGGTCTGAGCGATGCCGAGCGCGCCGAACGCCGGCGCAAATCCGAAGCGAACCGGCGCAAGCAGGATGATATCGCCCGCAAGCAGCGCGAAAGCTCGATCAGCTCGGCGCGTGACATCTGGTTCGCGGCGCAGCCCGCCGAGGGCACGGCCGTGCGCGATTACCTGGCGCTGCGGGGCATCGATCCCGATCTCTATCCGCGTCTGCCGCAATGCGTCCGTTTCGATCCGGCCGCGCGCTACACCATTCCGGCCGAACGCCCGGGGCAATGGGAGGTCATTCATACCGGACCGGCGATGATCTGCGCCGTGGTCGATGCCGGCAACCGGGTGACCGCGGTGCATCGGACCTGGCTCGATCTGGGCCAGCCCAAGGGCAAGCTGGTCCTGCCCGACCCGAGAAAGGCGGGCGAAACGCTGCCAGCCAAGAAGGTACTGGGATCGAAGAAGGGCGGGGCCATTCGGTTCCTGACCCCGAAGGGAAGCGACACCATGATCATGGCCGAGGGGGTCGAGACGACCCTTTCCGCCCTGATCGCGGAAACCGCGCCGCAGGCCACGGCCTATTGGTGCGGGGTCGATCTGGGCAACATGGCCGGCCGCATGCAACGCGGCCCCGGCCTGAAATTCGCGGGACTGCCCGATCTCGACGATACCGATGCATGGTTGCCGCCCGAATGGGTGCGCCGGCTGATCTTCGTCCAGGACGGCGACAGCGATCCCAAGCTGACGACCGCAAAACTCAAGGCCGGCCTGCGCCGCGCCATGATCAAACGACCCGGTTTGCGCGGGTCCATCGTCCATGCCGGGGAGGGCAGGGACCTCAACGATATCCTGATGGGACAGCAATGA
- the gltA gene encoding citrate synthase: protein MAESKSAKLLVEGKEIDLPILSPTAGPDVLDIRKLYGQADVFTYDPGFTSTASCDSTITYIDGDKGELWYRGYPIEQLADQSHYLEVCYLLLYGELPTETQLTDFETRVTRHTMVHEQMHNFFRGFRRDAHPMATMVGVVGAMSAFYHDSTDISDPLQREIASIRLIAKLPTIAAMAYKYSVGQPFVYPRNDLDYASNFLHMCFAVPAEPYKVEPALAKAMDRIMTLHADHEQNASTSTVRLAGSSGANPFACIAAGIACLWGPAHGGANQACLEMLREIGSVDRIPEYIAKAKDKNDPFRLMGFGHRVYKNFDPRAKVMKESADEVLELLGIHNNPILQVAKELEKIALEDDYFVSKKLYPNVDFYSGIILEAMGFPTSMFTPIFALSRTVGWVSQWKEMIGDPQNRIGRPRQLYVGAEKRDYIDLAKR, encoded by the coding sequence ATGGCAGAAAGCAAATCCGCAAAGCTGCTGGTTGAAGGAAAAGAGATCGATCTTCCGATCCTGAGCCCGACAGCTGGACCGGATGTCTTGGACATCCGCAAACTCTATGGTCAGGCGGATGTGTTCACCTATGACCCGGGCTTCACTTCGACCGCATCCTGCGACTCGACGATCACCTATATCGACGGTGACAAGGGCGAGTTGTGGTATCGCGGCTATCCGATCGAGCAATTGGCGGACCAGTCGCATTACCTCGAAGTCTGCTACCTGCTGCTTTACGGTGAACTGCCGACCGAAACTCAGCTGACCGATTTCGAGACCCGCGTCACGCGCCATACGATGGTGCATGAACAGATGCACAACTTCTTCCGTGGTTTCCGCCGGGACGCGCACCCGATGGCAACCATGGTGGGCGTTGTCGGGGCCATGTCGGCCTTCTACCACGACTCGACCGATATTTCGGACCCGCTGCAGCGCGAGATCGCGTCGATCCGACTGATCGCCAAGCTGCCGACGATCGCCGCCATGGCCTACAAATATTCCGTCGGCCAGCCGTTCGTCTATCCGCGCAACGATCTCGATTACGCGTCGAACTTCCTGCACATGTGCTTCGCCGTTCCGGCCGAACCCTACAAGGTCGAACCCGCCCTGGCGAAAGCCATGGACCGGATCATGACGCTGCATGCCGATCATGAACAGAACGCCTCGACCTCGACCGTGCGTCTGGCCGGTTCGTCGGGCGCGAATCCCTTCGCCTGCATCGCGGCCGGCATCGCCTGCCTCTGGGGGCCGGCGCATGGCGGTGCAAACCAGGCTTGTCTGGAAATGCTGCGCGAAATCGGTTCGGTGGACCGCATCCCCGAATATATCGCGAAGGCCAAGGACAAGAACGACCCCTTCCGCCTGATGGGCTTCGGCCACCGCGTCTACAAGAACTTCGACCCGCGCGCGAAGGTCATGAAGGAATCGGCGGACGAGGTGCTGGAGCTTCTGGGCATCCACAACAACCCGATCCTTCAGGTTGCCAAGGAACTGGAAAAGATCGCCCTGGAAGACGACTATTTCGTCTCGAAGAAACTGTATCCGAATGTCGACTTCTATTCGGGCATCATCCTCGAGGCGATGGGCTTCCCGACCTCGATGTTCACGCCGATCTTCGCATTGTCGCGGACCGTCGGCTGGGTGTCGCAGTGGAAAGAAATGATCGGAGACCCGCAGAACCGCATCGGCCGACCGCGCCAGCTGTATGTCGGTGCCGAAAAGCGCGATTACATCGATCTCGCCAAGCGCTGA
- a CDS encoding SDR family NAD(P)-dependent oxidoreductase, with translation MTDASKIALITGASRGLGAALAETLAAKGWHILAVARTTGALEELDDRIRKAGGSATLAPMDVGQPEPMMKLAEAVAGRWGGLDLWAHCAVHAAPLAPAGHVDAKDFQKSVDLNVVATRGLITLFEPLLRMRDGTALFFGDARAGQKFFGSYGATKAAQIALAQSWQAENENVGPRVVIAHPAPMPTATRARFFPGEDRSELTSCRSEAERILRETL, from the coding sequence ATGACTGACGCATCGAAAATCGCGCTGATCACCGGCGCCTCGCGCGGACTTGGCGCCGCTTTGGCCGAAACGCTTGCCGCGAAAGGGTGGCATATTCTTGCCGTGGCCCGAACGACGGGTGCGCTGGAAGAACTGGACGACCGCATTCGCAAGGCCGGAGGCAGCGCAACGCTGGCCCCGATGGATGTCGGCCAGCCCGAACCCATGATGAAGCTGGCCGAGGCCGTGGCTGGCCGCTGGGGTGGCCTTGACCTCTGGGCGCATTGCGCAGTTCACGCGGCACCCCTGGCACCCGCAGGGCATGTCGATGCCAAGGATTTCCAGAAATCAGTCGATCTGAATGTCGTGGCGACCCGCGGCCTGATCACCCTTTTCGAACCCCTGCTGCGTATGCGCGACGGAACAGCGCTTTTCTTCGGGGACGCGCGTGCGGGACAGAAATTCTTTGGCAGCTACGGGGCTACGAAAGCCGCGCAGATCGCGCTGGCGCAAAGCTGGCAGGCCGAAAACGAAAACGTCGGCCCACGCGTGGTCATCGCCCATCCGGCCCCCATGCCGACCGCCACGCGGGCACGATTCTTTCCCGGCGAGGACCGCAGCGAACTGACATCCTGTCGCAGCGAGGCCGAACGGATCTTGCGGGAAACTCTCTGA
- a CDS encoding ComEC/Rec2 family competence protein — protein MAVPVPAGSTRYPGRVRPAARAKGARSRPDRDSRVGLLCWTPFWLAIGIGGWFALEAEPRALFYILTFLTALSAFAAMAFAAVFAEKGHISWRRAEILRGAAFAIMLVAGGAGAAGFRSWQVSGPVLAFRYYGPVEGRVVDIDRSSRDRIRLTLDRVALDGVSPQKTPIRVRISLFVTDPLPESGAQVMLTAHLGPPGGPTEPGGFDFRRIAWFESLGAIGYSRTATMTVEPPRKGGTLALHRLRNRIAEAMRDKIGGQAGAVAAALMTGDRTGITEATNQIMRDANLYHIVSISGLHMSILAGFVYSALRLGGLGLAVMIGSGAIHVHKWAAAGALVAAAIYLVLSGGDVATERSFIMVAVMLVAVIADRRAISLRSIALAGAIILLLTPEALASAGFQMSFAATIALIVSHGPWMRIAPIVPLWLRPVAMLFISSLVASLATAPFAAAHFGRMTQYGLLANLLAVPIVGTAVMPAGVIAAVLAPIGLADLPLWVMGMGTRWMLWVAEIVAGLDGAVTRVPSPPGHVLPLIGVGACLVILAQNAANRNGYLLLVQRAIGAVFISCAIAAWIAVDRPMILISADGDAVGVMTLSGRSLSKPKGGAFAVAEWLEADGDIATQAAASQRPAWSGPSTARETRLMTPAGRVVLRHLTGKGAAQNLEAACQPGSVVVTTAALDRSQHKDCELFDLPRLRQTGSVAMVSTAQGLRVVTAREGSGRRAWSGQRHTDPERGSGAGRKQ, from the coding sequence GTGGCAGTTCCTGTTCCTGCAGGCTCGACCAGGTATCCCGGAAGGGTGCGGCCTGCGGCACGGGCAAAGGGTGCTCGCAGCCGGCCGGATCGGGACAGCCGCGTCGGATTGCTGTGCTGGACACCTTTCTGGCTGGCGATAGGGATCGGTGGATGGTTCGCCCTTGAAGCCGAACCCCGCGCGCTTTTCTACATCCTGACATTTCTCACGGCCCTTTCAGCATTCGCCGCCATGGCTTTCGCCGCAGTCTTTGCCGAAAAGGGGCACATTTCCTGGCGGAGAGCAGAAATTCTGCGCGGGGCGGCATTTGCGATCATGCTGGTGGCGGGCGGGGCGGGGGCGGCCGGTTTTCGATCGTGGCAGGTGTCGGGACCGGTTTTGGCCTTTCGATATTATGGTCCGGTCGAAGGGCGCGTCGTGGATATTGACCGTTCGTCGCGCGACCGGATCCGACTGACGCTTGATCGGGTCGCGCTGGACGGCGTAAGTCCCCAGAAAACACCCATTCGCGTGCGGATTTCCCTGTTTGTGACCGATCCGCTGCCGGAATCCGGCGCGCAGGTGATGCTGACAGCGCATCTGGGCCCACCGGGCGGGCCGACCGAACCGGGAGGCTTCGATTTCAGGCGCATCGCCTGGTTCGAAAGCCTCGGCGCGATAGGCTATTCCCGCACCGCCACCATGACGGTCGAGCCGCCCCGGAAAGGTGGCACGCTCGCCCTGCACCGGTTGCGCAATCGCATCGCGGAAGCCATGCGCGACAAGATCGGCGGGCAGGCCGGCGCTGTGGCCGCTGCGCTCATGACGGGGGATCGAACAGGGATTACCGAAGCCACGAACCAGATCATGCGGGACGCGAATCTTTATCACATCGTGTCGATTTCTGGCCTGCATATGAGCATTCTGGCCGGCTTCGTCTATTCAGCCCTGCGACTTGGCGGATTGGGCCTGGCCGTGATGATCGGCTCCGGCGCGATCCACGTTCACAAATGGGCTGCTGCGGGGGCACTTGTCGCGGCGGCGATCTATCTGGTGCTTTCCGGGGGGGATGTTGCGACCGAACGCTCGTTCATCATGGTTGCGGTCATGTTGGTCGCGGTCATCGCCGACAGAAGGGCGATTTCGCTTCGCTCGATCGCGCTCGCGGGGGCCATCATCTTGCTGCTGACCCCGGAAGCCCTCGCCTCAGCCGGCTTCCAGATGAGCTTCGCCGCGACTATTGCCCTGATCGTGTCGCATGGCCCGTGGATGCGGATTGCGCCGATCGTGCCTCTGTGGCTCAGGCCGGTTGCCATGCTCTTCATCTCTTCGCTGGTCGCAAGTCTCGCGACAGCGCCTTTCGCCGCCGCACATTTCGGGCGGATGACCCAGTACGGTCTTCTGGCCAATCTCCTGGCCGTACCCATCGTCGGCACCGCCGTAATGCCAGCGGGCGTGATTGCCGCCGTGCTTGCGCCGATCGGTCTGGCCGATCTGCCGCTTTGGGTGATGGGAATGGGTACCCGATGGATGCTTTGGGTTGCAGAGATCGTGGCAGGTCTCGACGGCGCCGTCACGCGGGTTCCCAGCCCCCCTGGGCATGTCCTGCCGTTGATTGGTGTCGGGGCGTGTCTCGTGATCCTGGCGCAGAACGCCGCGAACAGGAACGGATACCTGCTTCTGGTGCAACGTGCGATCGGGGCCGTTTTCATCAGCTGCGCGATTGCCGCCTGGATTGCGGTAGACCGTCCCATGATCCTCATTTCGGCCGATGGCGATGCGGTGGGAGTAATGACGTTGTCTGGACGCTCGCTTTCGAAACCAAAGGGGGGCGCTTTCGCAGTTGCAGAATGGCTCGAGGCGGATGGCGATATCGCGACACAAGCGGCAGCCTCGCAAAGACCCGCCTGGAGTGGCCCGTCGACCGCCCGGGAAACGAGGCTGATGACACCGGCCGGTCGGGTTGTCCTGCGTCACCTTACGGGCAAAGGCGCGGCGCAGAACCTGGAGGCAGCTTGTCAGCCAGGCTCGGTTGTCGTCACGACGGCTGCACTGGACCGGTCGCAGCACAAAGATTGCGAGCTGTTCGACCTTCCCCGACTGCGTCAAACCGGCTCCGTCGCCATGGTCTCAACAGCACAGGGTCTCCGCGTCGTCACGGCACGCGAAGGTTCCGGCCGCCGTGCGTGGTCCGGTCAGCGGCACACTGATCCGGAACGCGGATCAGGGGCAGGAAGGAAGCAATGA
- a CDS encoding GGDEF domain-containing protein — translation MRLPADLRSLLDRLMPMHLCLAGDGSIVSTGRTLRKLIGPARSMSECLHLDLPAECGMSQHEIGALLGSGRRLVFRTGHAPCITLIGHGASLHGGTLISLGFGASLVPAIESFGLTSLDFSPADLTMEFLFLHEANQAVMRELARLNRGLEEAREAAEVMAHTDPLTGLLNRRGFELALAGIGRKASLRSFALAHLDLDNFKEVNDRHGHAAGDEILIHVSQALRAETRASDRLARVGGDEFLLLLSGPVSREQLDGFGHRLIARIREPLMIDHAICRVSASIGFSLSEEYDTIELSEMLADADAALYEAKETGRNSHRFAALGAFERR, via the coding sequence ATGAGGCTCCCTGCGGATTTGCGCAGCCTTCTTGACCGGCTCATGCCCATGCATCTCTGCCTCGCCGGTGACGGCAGTATCGTTTCGACCGGAAGAACCCTGCGAAAGCTGATCGGCCCCGCCAGATCCATGTCGGAATGCCTCCACCTCGACTTGCCGGCCGAATGCGGCATGTCCCAGCATGAAATCGGGGCACTTCTTGGCAGCGGGCGCAGACTGGTCTTTCGGACAGGACACGCGCCCTGCATAACGCTTATCGGCCACGGTGCCAGCCTTCATGGAGGCACGCTGATTTCCCTGGGTTTCGGCGCCAGCCTCGTTCCCGCGATCGAAAGCTTCGGTCTCACATCGCTCGATTTCTCGCCTGCGGATCTGACCATGGAATTCCTCTTCCTCCACGAGGCGAACCAGGCGGTGATGCGCGAATTGGCACGGCTCAATCGGGGTCTTGAAGAAGCGCGCGAAGCGGCCGAGGTGATGGCCCATACGGATCCGCTGACCGGGCTGCTCAATCGCCGGGGTTTCGAACTCGCGCTTGCGGGGATCGGACGAAAGGCGTCCCTGAGGTCTTTCGCCCTGGCCCATCTGGACCTTGACAACTTCAAGGAAGTGAATGACCGGCACGGCCATGCGGCGGGGGATGAAATCCTGATCCATGTCTCGCAGGCCCTGCGGGCCGAGACCCGCGCAAGCGACCGGCTCGCCCGGGTCGGGGGTGACGAATTCCTTCTTCTGTTGAGCGGGCCGGTGAGCCGCGAACAACTCGACGGCTTCGGACATCGGCTGATTGCGCGTATTCGCGAACCATTGATGATCGACCACGCGATCTGCAGGGTTTCGGCCAGCATCGGTTTCAGCCTGTCGGAAGAATATGACACGATCGAACTGAGCGAAATGCTGGCCGACGCGGACGCGGCTCTGTATGAGGCCAAGGAAACAGGGCGGAATTCTCATCGGTTCGCCGCGCTTGGCGCATTCGAAAGGCGTTAG
- a CDS encoding heme NO-binding domain-containing protein gives MNGLIIRSIEQFLRTSYGDAFWQEVAKRTAIDPHGVLSINSPSSHLARRLVLAAAALLRKCPSEILEDLGGWMVRLEPIRRLLRFRGPDFAEFIKSLDELPARAAMVLPDFDPPDIIVRAIGPDEFEIESRKLPPGWIWVLAGVIRGMADDHGTLSLIEVAKENIVVRVVLMDHGVARPFALSTRSQRRSGK, from the coding sequence ATGAACGGGCTCATCATCAGATCGATCGAACAGTTCTTGCGCACCAGCTACGGTGACGCATTCTGGCAGGAAGTCGCGAAGCGAACGGCCATCGATCCGCATGGCGTCCTGTCGATAAATTCGCCTTCCTCCCATCTCGCGAGGCGCCTCGTGCTTGCTGCGGCGGCCCTGCTGAGGAAATGCCCCTCCGAGATTCTGGAAGATCTTGGCGGCTGGATGGTGCGGCTGGAGCCGATCCGGAGGCTCTTGCGGTTTCGCGGGCCCGATTTTGCGGAGTTCATAAAATCCCTTGATGAGCTGCCGGCGCGCGCCGCGATGGTTCTACCGGATTTCGACCCGCCCGATATCATCGTGCGCGCAATCGGCCCGGATGAATTCGAAATTGAAAGCCGCAAGCTTCCGCCGGGCTGGATCTGGGTACTCGCCGGGGTCATCCGCGGCATGGCAGACGATCACGGCACGCTTTCGCTGATCGAGGTCGCCAAGGAAAACATCGTCGTCAGGGTCGTGCTCATGGATCATGGGGTCGCGCGACCGTTCGCACTTTCGACACGCTCGCAAAGGCGGTCAGGCAAATGA